One window from the genome of Marinobacter sp. LV10R510-11A encodes:
- a CDS encoding glycosyltransferase produces MIEAFEASNAVDYLVTHPKEAEKMNRNGQNVVQEKYNWRIEEQKLLAFYRGPIV; encoded by the coding sequence ATGATTGAAGCCTTCGAAGCCAGCAACGCCGTCGATTATTTGGTGACGCACCCCAAAGAAGCGGAGAAAATGAATCGTAACGGCCAGAATGTCGTTCAAGAGAAGTACAACTGGCGTATTGAAGAACAGAAGCTGTTAGCCTTCTATAGGGGGCCGATCGTATAA